DNA from Daucus carota subsp. sativus chromosome 1, DH1 v3.0, whole genome shotgun sequence:
GATATatgttttataataattatctatacgtaaaattatttttcttatatatttcgGATCAATCAAGCTAATGTTATTATTGTAATGGGCAATAATGGGCTGTTACATAATAGTCCTCCCCTTTAGCTCAAATAATTTCATAACCGAATTACCGGTCACCAAAAGACACGAACGTCCATTCGTCAATGTTTCTTCTCAAAAAAGAATTTTTGTTTCTCGTTCTTCCGAATTTTGAGTGTCGCTAAATTGCATTTAGTGACCTCCAAACAACCGTTCAACATTAAAATGGTACATCCGTCTACAAAATCACGTGTATCAACCTCGAGTGTCTTTCCATCTGATGAGTCACCTTATCCTTACTTTCACAATCGTCCTCCCTTTAAAAGAACATCACTAATATCATCCAAATAATTCACCTAATTGATTGAACCATTAAACAATTATGACGATCCCTGCCATCTTCTTCCATCATGATTGGTTCACGATGCAAATCAACCGTCATACCTTTTCTTGATTTGTTGGTGTAAAAAACCAGAAACACTtgtaaaaagttgagaatgctagcttttgttttaggacttctacttctttcccaaacagtttaatcacttataagttttaatatcatttctagtccacttctttaatttaaggaAGAAACAATTTTTTAAGCTTACCCAAACGGTCTCATATTCAAGTATCCGCCCACAAGCGACATCTAAATCTATATATTGAGAATACATGACAAATACAATATGATTATGTGTATATAATCatctcaaatttaattaaatcagaatctaattttGAAATACActaatttcatttaaaatacaATTCTGAAATCTaactcaaataaaaaattaatttataaaaaattaatattcatatatccttCTCATATTTTCTGACCAATACAcactttttataataattgtcgtACACATACAAAAGCCATTTCGATGTTTTCTGCATCTGGATATGATCAACTGCCggatcattttgattttgaCGATCAAAGATACAATGAGATACTTCTGAATCTAGTCTAATTTAATTGATAagttcaaactaaaaaatttggATGACCaatgatttcaaaaaataacgaATAATCACACAAGTGCatatttgataaataagaaatatttttatattttctttgaaTATAAAGTCGAAAGACGAAGCACTcctgagagcatctccaataagaGTTGCCAAGAGGTTGCCAACTCCTACATGACATGACAATCTTGGTTGCCTACCTATTGGAGTTGCATGGTTGCCAACAAGTTGCCAATCAAAGTTGCCCTCATATAGTAAAATCACATACATTTCCTCAAAAGTGAATACATTTCTActcatttttgtatttttcatattGTTATCATTTATGAATGGGACTACATTAACAATTTTTAAAGTTGCCAACTATTGGAGTAGATTTTTAACAAAGTTGCCAATAGTGAGATGGACGAGAGAggagataaaatattaatatataagatGATGTGGTAGAGGTTGGCAACTAATTTGACAACctctattggagatgctctaagaagtATCGAATAGAGCAACAAGAAGTTgcaaattttagtttttttcttCCGCTAGcactatttcttttaattatcaaattttttaactaaaattacgTGGACATAAATAATGTATGAATCCTAACTAATTCATCATTTACaattcacttatttattttaaataataaatagcttcttataaatttagttaaataatcacaaagtatattatgaaattataaagtAACCTAATATTAAAACACTTTATATACATTTCTCTGAATTATAATTTGAGAACTCTCAAAATGAACTGTACTTCCTTTAATACATACACACTCGTCCTTTTCTCTCCCAGACCAACTCAAGAACTTTTTATAATGACAATAAATAATAGGAAATTGATGTCGCTCCCGtgttcaaaaaaacaaaaaaccaaactgaagagagaggagagagagtagAATTGTGAGGgctaaaaaacaaaaatctgTATTTGAAAGATGAGCCTGAGGGAGTGAAGTGttgttttttaagtttttacTTGGAGAGAGATATCTCTGTGTGGGAGAGAGAAAAAAGAGAGatagagattgagagagagagatagagcaTTTTGGGTTTTAGTGGGTGTCTTAGTTTGTGCTAGTAGTGTGTGTTTTGAGTGGTGGAGCTGAGCTTTAAGCTCAAGAACATCTCATAAGCAAAAAGCAACAAGCTTTGAACCAAGTTTATTTCAAGATTTGAAGGTGGGTGGGAAAGGGCTTAATTAGTTAAGCATTTCAATGGCACCTCTTCACTTCATTTCTTCAAAAACACCCTCTTTCACACTCTCcttgtttttcttgttcttcttcttcactTTGTGTTGGAGTAGCCGTGTGCCCAGAGGGACTGGGCTTTCTAGGCAGAAGCTTGAGGTTCAGAAGCACTTAAATCGACTCAACAAGCCCCCCATCAAATCCATTCAGGTACATATCTTTACATCTACTCACATTTTTATGTATGTATTGAGCCTTATTGGTActtttgtttgttatttatgttatattgagCATTTGTGTtgtgttttgaaattttgtgtatGGAAAAGAATAGTTCTTAATTATTGTTGTTTTGAATGAGCAGAGCCCAGATGGGGATACCATTGACTGTATTCCAATCTCACATCAGCCTGCTTTTGATCACCCTTTCCTTAAAGATCACAAAATCCAGGTacccttttttatttttgagaaaatGAGCAAGAAATGAGGCTTAAAGTTGATGTTTTGTGTTTTTGTGCTTTGAATTCTCAGATGAGGCCTAGCTATCACCCAGAAGGGTTGTTTGATGAGAGCAAGATGTCAACAGAATCTAGCGAAAAGGCGAAGCCCATGTCTCAGCTTTGGCACATGAATGGTAGATGCCCAGCAGATACTATACCTGTGAGAAGAACAAAGAAAGATGACATTTTGAGAGCAAGCTCAGTTAAAAGATATGGTAAAAAGAAGCATAGAAGCATTCCTAAGCCCAGGTCTGCAGATCCTGACCTTGTTAACGAAAGCGGTCATCAGGTAGCTTTGATTACAAGCTTTTTTGCACTCTTATAAGCAGTATGTATACATGGTTTCTAATTGAATTCATTGtattgtgattttaattttctagcATGCCATAGCTTATGTTGAAGGGGACAAGTATTATGGTGCAAGAGCAACTATAAATGTTTGGGAGCCAAAAATACAGCAGGCTAATGAGTTTAGTTTGTCACAAATTTGGGTTCTTGGTGGTTCTTTTGGTGAAGATCTTAATAGCATTGAAGCTGGTTGGCAGGTAAACTTTATATTTTGGTTTTGTTTATGGAGAAATTGCAGAACAGCTTGATTATGGCATTCACATGGCTCTTTTTAAGGTATTTCTATTATTAGGTCTGACTGTGGCATGTTCTTGATAACAGGTCAGCCCAGATCTTTATGGTGATAATAACACAAGGCTTTTCACTTATTGGACTGTAAGTCCATAATTTATCATACAATTCGTTCCTTTACTCACTTCAACTGGATTTCACAAGAATACTCAGAGTTTTTCTTGATGCAGAGCGATGCATATCAAGCAACAGGGTGCTACAACTTACTCTGCTCAGGCTTCATACAAATCAACAGCGAAATAGCAATGGGTGCAAGCATCTCCCCGGTGTCTGCTGTTCGAAATTCTCAATATGATATCAGTATTCTTGTTTGGAAGGTGAAATTGAAACCTTACCTGGCCATATTCTTAAAGTTTGAACTTTTGCAACTGACTTttgattgttaaaattaatttttttcaacaaAAGGCTCCATGATAGTGAAATCAACACACAAGTATACAGCTTAATGATTAATTAGTTTGTTTATTTGAGTATAGATTGTGGAATCATATTCCCATAACTTGAGGTTGTGGAATCATATTCTATAGACTCTAGAGTAATTATTTTTGAGCGGTCTTAATTTGATCATTGCTCCGTGCTTAGTTTAATAAGAAACCTTTCTTTTAAAGTTAATTGTTGATTATGGTGTACGCATCTTCATCCAAAGCTTCTTCTTGGTTAGTTCTCAAGAATCATATGTATTTCATCCATGTGTAGGATCCAAAAGAAGGAAATTGGTGGATGCAGTTCGGCAATGGATATGTACTAGGATACTGGCCTTCTTTCCTCTTCTCATACTTAGCCGAGAGTGCCTCAATGATAGAATGGGGCGGTGAGGTTGTCAACTCCGAGGCCGACGGTCACCATACCTCAACCCAAATGGGCAGCGGAAGATTTCCAGAAGAAGGGTTCGGAAAGGCCAGCTACTTCAGGAACATCCAAGTCGTCGATAGTTCCAACAATCTGAAGGCTCCTAAAAACATCGGCACATTTACGGAACAGTCCAACTGCTATGATGTTCAAACAGGCAGCAATGAGGACTGGGGTAGATACTTTTACTATGGAGGGCCTGGTAAAAACCCAAACTGCCCATGAGAGAAGTGAAATGCAGGAAGAAAAGATTCCCATTTCTCCCCATCTctctcccctgtattattcatCTCACATCCCTACCTCTTTCTCATCTCTTTTAACATACTTTTATTATATCTTAcatattttctttaaatttagGTTTGAGTTAGTGAATGTGGTGGTCCCTTGTTTTAAGTAGTGGGAAGTTTTTGACCCTTTTGcatttttgttgtttaaaaTCTTGAAAAGTGGTTCTCCATGTAAGTGGTTGGGGAAGTGGCCA
Protein-coding regions in this window:
- the LOC108204987 gene encoding protein neprosin; this translates as MAPLHFISSKTPSFTLSLFFLFFFFTLCWSSRVPRGTGLSRQKLEVQKHLNRLNKPPIKSIQSPDGDTIDCIPISHQPAFDHPFLKDHKIQMRPSYHPEGLFDESKMSTESSEKAKPMSQLWHMNGRCPADTIPVRRTKKDDILRASSVKRYGKKKHRSIPKPRSADPDLVNESGHQHAIAYVEGDKYYGARATINVWEPKIQQANEFSLSQIWVLGGSFGEDLNSIEAGWQVSPDLYGDNNTRLFTYWTSDAYQATGCYNLLCSGFIQINSEIAMGASISPVSAVRNSQYDISILVWKDPKEGNWWMQFGNGYVLGYWPSFLFSYLAESASMIEWGGEVVNSEADGHHTSTQMGSGRFPEEGFGKASYFRNIQVVDSSNNLKAPKNIGTFTEQSNCYDVQTGSNEDWGRYFYYGGPGKNPNCP